The stretch of DNA ATGGGATGTAGAGGATCCTGACGGCAGATGGATAAAGGCGGAGTCAAGACCTCTGCCAGCCCTGCAAAGACCAGGAGCAGTTGTGGACGCAATAGTTGTATAACCAAGCACCTAAAACGGCCTTATAATCCTTTGCTCGTATCGCCTGGTTTGGCTGGCCGTTTTAGGTGCTCGGCTGCCCATAAGGAGGAATAAATGTTGGTAAAAGTTATTTCAGACTACAGCGTAAGATATAAAGGAAAACTTTTTTCAAAGGGCGAAGTCGTTAATATGGACAAAGAGATAGCACATGCTCTTTTAAAAAGAGGTTTTGTGGAAAAAGTAAAAAAGGAACAAGAGCAAGAACAGAAGCAAGAACCTCAAGGTGAGGACAACTAAATGGGATACTGCACAAAGGACGATCTCCTCACAAAGATCCCAGAAGAATATCTCTTAGATCTCGCAGACGATGATGGAGATGGCAATCTGGATGAAACTGTTGTGAATAATGCAATAGAGCAGGCAACAGCAGAAATAGACGCATATCTGGGGAGTAAATATTCTACTCCCCTGTCTTCTGTTCCGCAAATCATAAAGAAACTTTGCATTGAGCTTACTATTTACAATCTCCACCTGCGTTCAGACAAAGTTACAGACGCATGGAAAGATGTTTATAAGAACGATGTGGCGCTTTTAAAAGCTATATCAAAAGGAGATCTGACAATTGGCGTGGAAACTGAAACAGAATCCACAGGCTTTAAAATATCTGCAAGAGAGAAGGTTTTCGGGAATATATTTGAGGAGATGGTATGAGATTTATAGTTACAGTTGATGATAGTGAAATAAAAAGACTGGAGCGACTCTCAGATCTTAATCTCAAAGATGCCCTGGAAGATGTTGGGGAATATCTGCTTCAGAGAATAGCCCTTTGTTTTAGATTTGAAAGAGATCCTAAAGGCAACAGATGGCCAGATCTTAGGAAAACCACAAAGAAAAACAGACGGGGGGAATCGTATCACATCTTAAGAGACTCTGGAAGGCTTAAAGACTCATTCACAAAAGAGGTTTCAAAAAATAGGGTAATGGTTGGAACATCTGTAAAGTACGCAAAAACCCACCAATTTGGGGCCAAAAAAGGTCAGTTTGGTACTGTAGAGGCAAAAGTAAGAGAGCACATAAGAAACTACAAAGGCAGAGAAGTGAAAGTAAGGGAGCATACAAGAAAAATAACCATTCCCTGGGGAGACATTCCACCAAGACCTTTTATGGGAATCACAGAAAAAGATAAAAAAGAGATTATGGACATAATTTTAAATAGCATCAGGAGGCGCATAATTGGTTGATTTTAGCGTTTTAGAAGAAAAGATAATACAAAGCCTATCAGAGCTCAAAAACGAGGGAATACGGACCTGTGAGAGCTATTCAGGGCAACTTGAGGGAAAGATACCAGAAGTAACAAAAAGATTTCCTGCTGTATATGTAATGTGTGATGGGGCAAAGTACACGCAACGAAATCAGCTAACAGAGAGTGAAGTGTCTTTTTTGATTTTGTGCGCAGACAGATCTTTGCGTGCAAAATCAAAAGAGGCACTTGCTGGCGTTTCGTCTTTAGTAAGAAGAGTTAGAGAACTCCTGCACGGAAAGAGGATTTTGGGCGATCCTTTTACTCCTCTTTTCGTGCAGGAAGAAAAAGTTCTGGTCTTTGAACCAGAACTTGGAGTTGCAGTATTTTCTGCAAGATACTTCTCAAAGGCAATGTTTAGAATTGGGGGCTGATATGAATTGGGAAAATATAAGACATTTTAAACCACATGAGTTTAAATGTCCTTGTTGTGGAAGATGTGAAATTAAGGAAGAGGCGATTTTGGCCCTAGATATGGCAAGGGAAATGGCAGGTGTTCCTTTTAGGATTACTTCTGGTTTTAGATGCGAAAAACATAATAGGGAAGTTGGTGGTAAGCCTGATTCTGCACATCTAGGAGGATGGGCAGTTGATATACGAGCAACCAATTCAAAAGCAAGATACAAAATCATAACTGCCCTTATAAATTGTGGATTTACCAGAATAGGTATTGGGAAAAATTTTATACACGCAGACAAAGACCCAGAGAAGGTCCAAAATGTAGTGTGGGTGTATTAAGAAACAGTAAACTATAAGGAGGACATAAATGGCAGGATTTCTTGGCAAAGGAGACGTTTACATAGACAGAGACCTAAAAGGCCAGTTTAAACTTTTAGGCAACACAACCAAATTTGCAATAGCAGAAACAGAGGCAGATGTTAAGGAGAGAGTGTCAAAAATGCGGGACACCTATGGCTCTGCCCTGGATACGGTTATCATCCCAAAGCCAGCAAAGATAAGTCTGGAATTAAACGATATTGACGCAGAAAATATGGCCCTTGCACTGAGAGGTTTGATTGAGGTTATAGATGTTTCTTCTGGCTCTGTAAGCGGAAAGGAAATGGAAGTTTCTGAGCTGGATGTGTGGTTGGATATAGGACATACAAATATCTCAAATCTTGTGATCAAAAGTCAGGATGAATCCACAACTTACGACGAAAACGAAGACTATGTTGTAAATGCAAGGCTTGGACTCATAAAGTTTTTATCATCCTCTGAGAATGTGTCCAAAGGCGATACTGTAAAACTCTCTTATGATTATGGAGCTGTAACAGGCAAACGCATCAAGGCTGGGAGAGTGACGGAGATAGAATGTGCTCTCCTTCTGGACGGTCAAAATATGACAAATGGCAAAGATTGCACTGTTAGAGTGTTTAAGTGCAAGCTCAGGCCGTCTTCTGAGGTGGACTTCCTTATGGACGATTTTCAAAATCTCTCTTTGGAAGGCACTCTGGTTGTGCCTGAAGGAAGAACTGAAGCATATCATGTGGAGTATATAGATTAAATGATAATTTACTGCCTAAACCCAAACCTTAATAACAAAAACAGTTCGAGTTCGACCTAAAAACATAAGAGTTAATTGGATAATAAAATTTTAGGAGGCTTTTATGATTAGAGAGTACAAAGAAATAAAAAAAGATGACAAAACTATAGTTGTTAAAGAAATGACCGTTGAAGAAATAGAAATGCTTATTCCTTTGTTTGAAGAGATAGTAGAATTGGAAGAAGAGATTCCAGATAAAGAAATGGTAAAATTTATCCAAGAGCATTTTGGTATTTTTAAAGATGTTTTAAAAAGGTGTGTAGAACCAGATATTTCTGAAATAGGCGTATCTTCTATGCTGGAAGTTATTAAAATTTTCTGGGAGGTAAATAAAAATTTTTTCGTGCAAATAAAAAATCTTCTTCCAACTTAAGCTCTAATTTCAGAAAGGAGCTTGCTAAAGCATGTTGTTTTTTACTCATGTATGGGCATCAAAGTGTTTATCAGTATGGATGGAGTTGGTTTTTGGAGAGCTTAGAAGCCGTGAAAGAATTGTTAGGATGACAATTGCAAGAATTATAATAACTGGGGCAAGAAGAATAGAAAGGAAAAATAAATCTGTAATGGCTTTAGCCCATATAACTCCTCTATCTGCCAGATAGCCAAAAAGCAAAAGAAAAATTATAGCAAATTTTTTCCAGTGTTTAGAAATGAAAGATTTAAACTTATCCATAAAAATAGATATAGACGCTAAAGAAGGCCAAGTCAATCTGGCTTCAATAAAAAAATCCTTTTCTGATTTTTCAAAAGAAATAAAAAAAATCAAAAAGGATCAGATAGCAAATTCCAGGGATTTACTTGGCGTTAGGCCTCATTCTGAAATTTTTAAAGATATAGAGAGTTTAAAAAGAGCTTACAAAGACTTAAGCAAGTCAGGAAAGCTTTCTTTAAAGGAACTTGCTCAAGCAAAAGTAAAACTAAACCAGAAAACAAAGGAACTTAAAGCATCCACAAATGGATGGGTTCAGGCACTTGGCATGGCCAGAGCAGAACTTGTGGAAATAGGCGCTGCTGTAGCTTCTCTTACAATTAGCATTAGAGAGGCAGTTAGATTTGAATCTGCAATGGCGGATGTTAGAAAAACGGTGGATGCTACTCAGGAACAGTTTAAAAATTTGAGAAAAGAGATTTTAGAGCTTGGCCGTGTTATACCTCTGTCACACCAGGAACTGGCCAAAATCGCTGCTCTGGGCGGTCAGCTTGGCATCCCTCTTGAAGATATAGCAAAATTTACTGAAATTACGGCTAAAATGGCCACTGCCTTTGACATGATAGCAGAAGAGTCAGGCACGGCAATAGGCAAGCTGAAAAATGTATTCGACCTTTCTATTAAAGAAATAGAATCTCTTGGAGATACTATAGACCGTCTTGGGAATACTACAGCAGCTAGAGAAAAAGATATTATTGAAGTTCTACTTAGGATTGGAGGCTCCGCCAGACAATTTGACATTACCAAAGAACAAGCAGCAGCTTTGGCGGATACAATGCTTGCACTAGGTAAAACTCCAGAGGTTGCAGCAACTTCCATAAATGCTTTTTTAAATCGACTGCAAGGCATTGAAACATTAACTCCCAAAGCAAAACAGGCACTTACAACTCTTGGCTACACTACTGAGAGTTTGGCTAAACAGATTAGAGAAAATCCGCAAAAGGCAATTTTGGACTTTTTAAATTCCTTAAAGAGACTGGATAAAGAATCACGAACTATAATCATAACAGAGATTTTTGGCAGAGAATTTCAGGACGATATTGCCCTTTTGGTAAATGGAATGAATGCCTATAAAAAGGCCCTTTCTGAGATAGCAGACAAAAGCAAATATGCAGGGGCCATGCAAAGCGAATTTGCAACCAGGGCGGCTACTACTGAAAAACAGTTCCAGCTGCTCAAAAACGCTGCTGCAGAAATAGGCGTTCAATTGGGCAGTGTTTTTTTACCAGGGCTGATCAAAGGAATGGAAGTATTGCGCAACATGGCTACGGCCATTTCTGACCTGGTTCAGCTAAATCCAGAAGTTGCAAGCCTGATTTTGACAATAACCTCCCTGGCCCTGCTTAGCCCTTCTTTAGGCAGGTTATTCGACATCTTGAAACTGGGCATAGCAGGTCTTGGCTCTCTTTCTGAGCTACAGACAACAACTGCTCAGGTGGGTTTGTTAAAGGCTGAAATTGTTTCTCTCAGCCAAGCCTTAAGTGTAGTTGGCGCAATAGGGGCAGCAGCATTTATCGGTTGGAATATCGGGAAGGTTATTGCTGAAATAAAAGTAGGCAAACGCACAATCGGGGATTGGGGAGCATATTTTATGGGCTGGATTATGGATATTGTGGCAGGACTTAAACTGCTTGCTGGATTGTGGTGGGATCTTAGCTCTTTTAACTGGGGCAATTTTAAAAACAGATTAAACGACTTTAAGACAGAACTAGAATTAAACAAACAGATAAGAGAAATGGCCTTAAAGGGAGAAAGGGATATTCAATCAGAGAAAAAAAAGACCATCGCAGAGATCAAAAGAGAAATGAGTTTAAAACAGCAAAAAATAAACTTAAAGCAAGAGCTTGCAAGATGGCAGTCAGAACTGAGCAGATTAGAAACAAAACGCAAAATGATGTCAGAGGAAGCAACAAAGGCAGAAATACAGGGGATTAAAGAGATAATAAAAGGGCTTGAGGAAAGAAAACGCAAAACAGAAGCTCTATTAAATGAGTCTTTGCGAAAAGAGAGAGAATATGCAGAAGAGGTAAAAAGGCAGCAGCAGGAGATCTTAAATGTCCAGCAAACAACAGAAGACAAGATAAGAGAAATTAGACGCAGGAGCATGACCGAAGCGGAGTTAGAAGCTGATAAGGAAAAAGAATATTTTGAGAAACTAGAAAAAGCCAAAGAAGCGTACTTTCAGAAAAATTATGCCTTAGCATTAAAATATGCCAGGCAGGCTCAAGACGTTGCTGCTGGTTTTAAGGACCAGGAAGAAGCAATAGATAAAGTTAAAGGATCTGGCGAATTATTAAAGGAGATCCACGAAAAGATAAAAGAAAAGGCAGAAGAAAATTTGCAATTGCAACAAGAAAAGACAAGAGAGCTCAAAAAAAACATGGCATCTTTAGATAAAACGCTTTCAGAATATCATGCAAAATTAGAAAAACTTAATGCTGAGCTTAAAAAGATATCAGAGAAACCAACAATAACGCAGATTGACGCTAATATAGAAAAGGCAAAAGAAAAAATAGAGGAACTTAAAAAACAATTAGCACAAATTAAGGATAAGACAGTAACAATAACTGTACAGCAAAAAACAATAGAAACCCACCAAACAGGCGGGCTGGCTGGCTGGTCAAGAATAATTGGCAAACTTTCTGGCTTTGGCGGTGGAGACAGAATAAAGGCTCTTTTAGAGGCTGGCGAGTTTGTAGTTAGAAAAGAGGCTGTGAGAAAATACGGCGTTGGGCTTTTATCCGCAATTAACAATATGCGCTTTAATTTCCCATCTATTCCACTTCCAGATGTAAGACAATTAACCACACATTTAAAATCACCTTTAAATACTGAGACTTATCGCAAGTTTGAAATCAATCTTGGCGGAGCCAGATTGGAAGGCTTTGCCATGAAAGATATAATAGACGAATTTGAAATGTATCTTAGGAGGAGAAAGTTATGCGGAGCATAGTTAGATATGATTGTAAAAGAAAAAATGAAATAACTTTATTTTTAAACAATAAAGATGAAGTTATAGGAGCTTCCTTATTTTTAGAAGAACCAATACACATATTAGATTTTAAATTAGAAGATTTAATTAGTGTAAAATTAAACAAAATGCCCAATAATATGTATTATGAAAGCAAGACATATGCACCATGTATAGGGTGTAATGAATGATAAAATTAGGAAAACTTATCTTACCACCAGATTTAATTATGAAAGAGGACATTTGTCCTATTATCGCAAACAAAGAGATTGCAGTAGATGGGACAGAAGTTATATTTTTACAACAAAACTATAATAAAAAAATTGATTTAATTGCAACAAAAGAAAGTGGCTGGATAGATTCATTTCAAAAAAAACAATTGGAACAATTGGCAAAAAAAGTAGAACAGTACGAACTTATTTTTTATCAGAAAAAAATGATGGTGCGTTTTCGATATGAGGATCCGCCCTGCCTTGACTTAGAGCCAATAACTCCAATTGTAGATGCTCCACAATTGGAGAAATATTTCGGCATAATTAAGCTAAAGGAGGTTTAAATGGCCTTAGAGATAGAAGACATAAAATTTTTTAGGTCTCAAACAGTAACAGATACATCTGAAAATGGCGGCAGAATGGATGAATTGTCAGAAGTTATAGATAATGTAAAATATAATCTTTTTCCTCGAGTCTCTTATAAAGAAAGAATAGAGGGAATTATTCGGTACAGAAAAGAGTTTATAGCCAATAGAAATGAAGAAAATGAACAGGCATATAATCTTCTTTATTGCATCATAAAGCCAAGTAATGGTGGAGATAGATTTTATATAACCAATGGCTCTTACCTAGATACACAAGAAGAAATTGGCAAAAAAACTGATTGGTATGGTGCAGGGAAAGTACAGGAAAATATTCAAGCTGGAGCCACTCAAATAAAAATTTTGTTTGAAGCTGATGATTTTTCTATTAAACAACCAGGAATTATTTGCATAACAGATGATAATAATATTTGTTTTGTAAAAACAAAAGAAAATAAATTTAATACAGAAATATATCCCAACAACAAAAATGCTTCTTTTAATTTACAAAACAAAATTCTTCCGAATATAAAATTAACATATACTATTAACAATGAAACTTATAGCATTCGAAATTCAGGAGATAAATTTATAGGTCCTGAAATACAAAGCAGTGAAATAAATTTTTCCGAAGGAACAGGAGAAATAGTCTTTTCTTCTGTTCCACAATCTCCAATTTTTTTAGAATACTTCATTCCTTGTTTTTTTTGGGAAGGCAATAGTTGTACAATTGATCTTGCAGAACAAATTCCCTTTAACTTTAATAAAGAAAATTCTTATGCAGGTATGTGTTTAGAGCTTGGAGACTTGAAGCCTGAAATATTAGAATTAAATGTCATATCAGCAAATGGGAATCTTGATAAAAATAAAATAGAAGTATCAAATTTTTGTGTTTATGACGAATGGCAAATAGTATTTAGAGATTCCTTAAATTTTTCTTGTGTTGGAGCTTACGAAGGGACACTTATTCAGGGAAATATTAATATCGACTACTCCCCTATCAACCCAAAGAGTCAAAAACCTTTTTTTACTATAAAAAAAGAAGCATGGTCGGGTAGCTTTCAAGCAGGAGATAAAATAAATTTTTGTACAAAACCTGCTGCTGCAGCAGTTTGGTGGAAAGAAGTAGTCCCTGCAAATACACCAAGAGAACCTCAAAACATTGTTGTTGCAGAACTCTATTTAGAATAACAGAAAAGGAGGGAAAAATGGAATTGACATCTTTTAAAGTTAAAACAGTAGAAGAAGGAGAAGATTTTGTAGTTTCCAGTATACAGCAAGGTAAAATACAATGCGTTAAAACCTTTATTCCCATTAAATTACACCAAGAAAATCTTAGTATTCCTATAAATGAGAACTCCCAAGAAATAAAAAATATTAATATATATGCAATACCTCAAATAACTTTGTTATTGTTTTCTCCAATAATTGATTCACCAGATACTAATTTTAGTGGGTCTTTAGAGATAAATGCTTTTATAGAAAGTAAAATTGCAGTAAAGAGGAATATAGATATAT from Desulfonauticus submarinus encodes:
- a CDS encoding D-Ala-D-Ala carboxypeptidase family metallohydrolase, with the translated sequence MNWENIRHFKPHEFKCPCCGRCEIKEEAILALDMAREMAGVPFRITSGFRCEKHNREVGGKPDSAHLGGWAVDIRATNSKARYKIITALINCGFTRIGIGKNFIHADKDPEKVQNVVWVY
- a CDS encoding gp436 family protein; its protein translation is MGYCTKDDLLTKIPEEYLLDLADDDGDGNLDETVVNNAIEQATAEIDAYLGSKYSTPLSSVPQIIKKLCIELTIYNLHLRSDKVTDAWKDVYKNDVALLKAISKGDLTIGVETETESTGFKISAREKVFGNIFEEMV
- a CDS encoding phage protein Gp37, with the protein product MVDFSVLEEKIIQSLSELKNEGIRTCESYSGQLEGKIPEVTKRFPAVYVMCDGAKYTQRNQLTESEVSFLILCADRSLRAKSKEALAGVSSLVRRVRELLHGKRILGDPFTPLFVQEEKVLVFEPELGVAVFSARYFSKAMFRIGG
- a CDS encoding phage tail tape measure protein, which encodes MKDLNLSIKIDIDAKEGQVNLASIKKSFSDFSKEIKKIKKDQIANSRDLLGVRPHSEIFKDIESLKRAYKDLSKSGKLSLKELAQAKVKLNQKTKELKASTNGWVQALGMARAELVEIGAAVASLTISIREAVRFESAMADVRKTVDATQEQFKNLRKEILELGRVIPLSHQELAKIAALGGQLGIPLEDIAKFTEITAKMATAFDMIAEESGTAIGKLKNVFDLSIKEIESLGDTIDRLGNTTAAREKDIIEVLLRIGGSARQFDITKEQAAALADTMLALGKTPEVAATSINAFLNRLQGIETLTPKAKQALTTLGYTTESLAKQIRENPQKAILDFLNSLKRLDKESRTIIITEIFGREFQDDIALLVNGMNAYKKALSEIADKSKYAGAMQSEFATRAATTEKQFQLLKNAAAEIGVQLGSVFLPGLIKGMEVLRNMATAISDLVQLNPEVASLILTITSLALLSPSLGRLFDILKLGIAGLGSLSELQTTTAQVGLLKAEIVSLSQALSVVGAIGAAAFIGWNIGKVIAEIKVGKRTIGDWGAYFMGWIMDIVAGLKLLAGLWWDLSSFNWGNFKNRLNDFKTELELNKQIREMALKGERDIQSEKKKTIAEIKREMSLKQQKINLKQELARWQSELSRLETKRKMMSEEATKAEIQGIKEIIKGLEERKRKTEALLNESLRKEREYAEEVKRQQQEILNVQQTTEDKIREIRRRSMTEAELEADKEKEYFEKLEKAKEAYFQKNYALALKYARQAQDVAAGFKDQEEAIDKVKGSGELLKEIHEKIKEKAEENLQLQQEKTRELKKNMASLDKTLSEYHAKLEKLNAELKKISEKPTITQIDANIEKAKEKIEELKKQLAQIKDKTVTITVQQKTIETHQTGGLAGWSRIIGKLSGFGGGDRIKALLEAGEFVVRKEAVRKYGVGLLSAINNMRFNFPSIPLPDVRQLTTHLKSPLNTETYRKFEINLGGARLEGFAMKDIIDEFEMYLRRRKLCGA
- a CDS encoding phage virion morphogenesis protein, which gives rise to MRFIVTVDDSEIKRLERLSDLNLKDALEDVGEYLLQRIALCFRFERDPKGNRWPDLRKTTKKNRRGESYHILRDSGRLKDSFTKEVSKNRVMVGTSVKYAKTHQFGAKKGQFGTVEAKVREHIRNYKGREVKVREHTRKITIPWGDIPPRPFMGITEKDKKEIMDIILNSIRRRIIG